A part of Cannabis sativa cultivar Pink pepper isolate KNU-18-1 chromosome 6, ASM2916894v1, whole genome shotgun sequence genomic DNA contains:
- the LOC115724570 gene encoding uncharacterized protein LOC115724570, with the protein MSFEKIEEVYDHHHHHDHDQDLFNIMKNNNSLSRNSSVGCSSRIYYYRSTGTGGIPFEWEMQPGTPKDPPKEEALPPLSPPPAVLSLGLPKPCIIHNIQDQPSNPNRRRRLVVLRFWKKNNNKKNHNNNNIIDFKDERFGGEFSNSDSEFMASPARDSSSSSSSSSLSRQSSRLQSPGWYPPMMNSSSSRANLSCSPWSIRSFLVTLAKRV; encoded by the coding sequence atgagttttgAGAAGATTGAAGAAGTgtatgatcatcatcatcatcatgatcATGATCAAGATTTGTTcaacataatgaaaaataataatagtctTTCAAGAAACTCTTCGGTAGGATGTTCATCGCGAATTTACTATTACCGGAGCACAGGCACCGGGGGGATTCCATTTGAATGGGAAATGCAGCCGGGAACACCCAAAGATCCGCCCAAAGAAGAGGCGCTACCACCTCTAAGTCCACCACCCGCGGTGCTCAGCTTAGGGCTTCCAAAGCCTTGCATAATTCATAATATTCAAGATCAACCTTCTAACCCTAATAGGAGGAGAAGGCTTGTAGTACTTAGGTTTTGGaagaaaaacaacaacaaaaaaaatcataataataataatattattgattttaAAGATGAGAGGTTTGGTGGTGAGTTTTCTAACTCCGATAGCGAGTTCATGGCTTCTCCAGCTAGGGATTCGAGCTCTTCCTCGTCGTCTTCTTCGTTGTCTAGACAATCTTCGAGATTGCAAAGCCCGGGTTGGTATCCTCCTATGATGAATAGTAGTAGTTCTAGGGCAAACTTGAGTTGTAGTCCATGGAGTATTAGGTCTTTTCTGGTTACACTTGCCAAGCGAGTTTGA